AAAACGCACAGATTATCCTCCTCATCTAAGGGAGATTTGGATTCACTAACTATCCATTTAGTTAATGTAAGGTTTATCCCTGTAACAGATATAACTTTCATATATGACTCTCTTATTTATTTGGATTTTATTCGTTAAACAACACATATATTGGAATTAAAAATGAATTAGTTAGAACATAAAATTGACAAAAGCTTTACATTTGCACACAAAAAGCGCAAATATAGCAGACAAATTAATTTATGAACAATAAAATTAAAGCCTGGCGCGAGTCGTGTGTTTCTAGAAAACCGTTTACTTGCTGAAAATTCAAGAATTTATAAAATAGATGATACTGCTTGACCTTGCCGCAACGTTAACCCTTATTGTGTCTCTTGTGGCTTAAGAGGAATACGATATGAGGTATACAATTAAACAATTAGCTAAGCTTTCAGGTATCAGCACCCGAACTTTACGCTTTTATGATGAAATTGGTTTATTGAAGCCTGCATTTTATGGCGATAATCAATATCGTTATTATAAGGAAGAGCAGGTACTTTTACTCCAGCAAATTCTGTTTTTTCGTGAACTTGAGTTTCCTCTTAATCACATTAAGAAAATTTTGAGCTGTAATGATTTCGACAAAATAAAATCATTACAACAACAAAAATCTTCTTTGCAATCTCATGTTGAGCGAACACAAACACTCATACAGACGATTGATAAAACCATTTCCCATTTAAGAGGACAATATAAAATGAATATTGAAGAAATGTTTGAAGGTTTTGATCCCATCCAGCAACAAGAACA
The DNA window shown above is from Legionella sp. PC997 and carries:
- a CDS encoding MerR family transcriptional regulator; the encoded protein is MRYTIKQLAKLSGISTRTLRFYDEIGLLKPAFYGDNQYRYYKEEQVLLLQQILFFRELEFPLNHIKKILSCNDFDKIKSLQQQKSSLQSHVERTQTLIQTIDKTISHLRGQYKMNIEEMFEGFDPIQQQEHEKYLVESGVLSEQQIDDSWKKVSHWKKPDWEAFKASGEQLNRALADAIRQGLKIDSKKVQDLIQQHYDWVNNCWTPTKESYIGLGQIYLDHPDFRDFFNKYHPDLVEFLTAAMEVYANRHLS